The Paenibacillus sp. FSL W8-0426 region GAAAGCCGCGCAAAGGCGGTAAGAGAAATCTTATTTCTTCTTACCGGCTTTACCTTCCTTACGGATGATACGCTCGCCTTCATATTTAATACCTTTACCTTTGTACGGCTCAGGTTCACGAACGGAACGGATTTTAGCAGCGTAAGCACCTACGCGCTCTTTGTCGATCCCGCGAACGATGATTTTCGTATTCGAAGGAACTTCGAATTCGATTCCCGCTTCCGGAGTGATTTCAACCGGGTGGGAGTATCCAACGTTCAGTACGATTTTATCTCCGGATTTGCTTGCACGATATCCGACCCCAACCAGTTCCAGAGATTTTGCGAAACCTTCAGTTACACCACTCACCATGTTGTTTACAACGCTACGCGTAGTTCCGTGCAAGGAACGGTGAGTTTTGTTGTCGGAAGGACGCACAACTGTAATTTCGTTGTTTTCAACTGTGACCTTCATGTCTTTGTGAAGTTCACGAGTCAACGTTCCTTTTGGACCTTTAACCGTAATAACGGAGTTTTCCAAAGTGATGTCTACACCACTTGGTACAGTGATTGGTTTGCGACCAATACGGGACATATGTTGCACCTCCTATCTTGTGACGTTATATTACCAAACGTAGCATACGACTTCGCCGCCGGCTTTTGCTTGACGAGCTTCTTTGTCCGTCATAACACCTTTGGATGTCGAGATGATCGCGATTCCGAGACCGCCGAGTACGCGAGGTACTTCGTTGCTCTTCGTGTAAACACGAAGACCTGGTTTACTGATTCTTTTCAGACCAGAGATAACGCGCTCGTTGTTTTGTCCGTATTTCAGGAAAACACGGATAATCCCTTGTTTGTTATCATCGATATATTCTGCATCACGGATGAAACCTTCACGCTTCAGAATGTCAGCGATTTGTTTTTTCATCGTCGAAGCAGGCATTTCTACCGTTTCGTGACGAACCGTGTTCGCGTTACGAATACGAGTAAGCATATCTGCAATTGGATCAGACATAGTCATTGTGAGTTAACCTCCTTCCCGTTCAGAACTTTTTACCAGCTTGCTTTTTTCACGCCAGGAATCTGGCCTTTATAAGCTAATTCACGGAAGCAAATTCTGCAAATTTTGAACTTCTGCAGCACCGAGTGTGGACGTCCGCAACGCTCACAGCGTGTATAAGCACGTACTTTGAACTTAGGTGTGCGTTGTTGTTTAACTTTCATCGAAGTTTTTGCCACTTAGCCTGACACCTCCTAAATAATTTCGGAGAAAAGGGAGTCTTTCCAGACACCCGGAAACGTTACGTCAACTTATTTTACGAAAGGCATTCCCAGTTGCGTAAGCAACTCGCGGGACTCTTCGTCAGTTTTTGCAGTAGTTACGATAACAATGTCCATACCGCGAACTTTGTCTACTTTATCGTACTCGATCTCTGGGAAGATCAATTGCTCTTTCAGACCCAGAGTGTAGTTACCACGGCCGTCAAACGCTTTGCTGGACACACCGCGGAAGTCGCGGACGCGTGGCAAAGTTACGTTGAACAATTTATCGAGGAAGTAGTACATACGCTCACCGCGCAGCGTTACTTTCACACCGATTGGCATGTTCTCACGCAGTTTGAAACCTGCGATGGATTTTTTCGCACGAGTGATTACAGGTTTTTGACCTGCGATCAGCTGCAAATCGTTTACAGCCGAATCCAACACTTTGGAGTTTTGGACTGCATCGCCCACACCCATGTTGATTACAACTTTCTCGATTTTCGGCACTTGCATTACCGTCGTATAGTTAAACTTCTGCACCAAAGCAGGAGTGATTTCGTTCAGGTAACGTTCTTTCATTCTTGATGCCATGAATCATAGCCCTCCTTTCTTGATCGGTTCGATTAGTCGATGATTTCTCCGGAACGTTTTGCAACGCGAACTTTTTTACCGTTATCCAATACTTTGTAACCGATACGGGTTACTTTTCCGCTCTTTGGATCGATATGCATCACGTTGGAAACATGAATCGGAGCTTCTTTCTCGATGATGCCGCCTTGCGGGTTTTGTTGGTTAGGCTTCTGGTGTTTTTTCACCATGTTCACACCTTCCACAAGGACGCGGTTCTCACGAGGATAAGCAGCGATGACACGGCCTTTTTTGCCTTTGTCTTTACCGCTGATCACCATAACTGTGTCTTCCTTTTTCACGTGAAGTTTGTTGTTATGGGATTCCAGAACTTTTTTCACTCTTGGCATTTCGTACACCTCCTGTTTCTCACATCACGAGCTAAGCTATTAGATAACTTCTGGAGCCAAGGAAACGATTTTCATGAAATCCTTCTCGCGAAGTTCACGAGCAACAGGTCCGAAAATACGTGTTCCGCGCGGGCTTCTGTCTTCTTTGACAACAACCGCTGCGTTTTCGTCAAAGCCGATGTAGGAACCGTCTTTACGACGTACAGAACGTTTCGTACGAACGACAACCGCTCTTACTACATCACCCTTTTTGACAACGCCGCCTGGTGTTGCTTGTTTTACAGAGCAAACGATCAGATCGCCGATTTGAGCTGTACGACGTCCCGTACCACCCAGTACACGGATACACATCAGTTCCTTCGCACCAGAGTTGTCGGCTACAGCCAAACGTGTAAATGGTTGAATCATTTAGTTTTCCTCCTTTCAGCTATGCTGCCGAGTCATTAGATGATAACCGCTTTTTCAACGACATCAACCAGTCTCCAGCGTTTATCTTTCGAAAGCGGACGAGTTTCCATGATTTTCACGGTGTCACCGATTTTCGCAGTGTTTTCTTCGTCATGCGCTTTGAATTTTTTTGTGTATTTAATGCGTTTATGGTACAAGTCGTGTTTTTTGTAAGTTTCTACAGCAACAACGATTGTTTTGTCCATTTTGTCACTAACCACTTTACCGATTTGCACTTTACGTGCGTTACGTTCTTCGCTCATTGTTGGCCTCCTTCCTGATCACGGACGGAATATCCATCCGGTCGATATTAACCGATTCCCAGTTCTCTTTCACGGATAATGGTTTTAGCACGAGCTATTTCTTTCCGCACATCACGGATCCGAGTCGGGTTATCCAGCTGACCGGTAGCAAGTTGAAAGCGCAGATTAAAGAGTTCTTCTTTAAATCCGGCAATCTTTTGCTCGATTTCAGCAGAGGTTAGGTTGCGAAATTCAGTTGCTTTCATTTGCTTCACCACCCACTTCTTCACGTTTCACAAACTTCGTTTTGATCGGCAGTTTGTGAGCAGCCAGACGCATTGCTTCACGAGCAACTTCTTCTGGTACGCCAGCAAGTTCGAACATGATCTTGCCTGGTTTCACAATTGCTACCCATTTTTCTACGTTACCTTTACCGCTACCCATACGAACCTCGAGAGGCTTTTGAGTGATCGGTTTATCAGGGAAAATTTTGATCCATACTTTACCGCCACGTTTGATATAACGAGTCATCGCGATACGAGCCGCTTCGATCTGACGGTTAGTAATCCAAGCTGGTTCCGTTGCTTGCAGACCGTATTCGCCGAAGTTCAGCGTAGTTCCGCCTTTAGCTTGGCCTTTCATGTGACCGCGTTGTTGCTTACGGTGTTTTACACGTTTTGGTACCAACATGATTAGTTGCCTCCTTCCTTAGCAGCTTGTTTCTTAGCCGTAGGAAGAACCTCTCCACGATAGATCCATACTTTTACGCCCAGACGACCGTAAGTAGTATGAGCTTCAGCTGTACCGTAGTCGATGTCGGCACGAAGCGTATGCAGTGGAACAGTTCCTTCGCTGTAGCCTTCCGAACGTGCGATCTCAGCACCGCCAAGACGTCCGCCCACTTGAGTTTTGATCCCTTTAGCACCGGAGCGCATAGTTCTTTGAATTGCTTGTTTCAGAGCACGACGGAAAGAAACACGGCGTTCCAGTTGTTGTGCAATGCTTTCAGCAACGAGGACTGCGTCCAGGTCTTGGTTTTTGATTTCAGAGATGTTGATGTGAACTTTTTTGCCACCTGCGATTTTGGTGATTTGACCACGCAGATTTTCAACTTCCGAACCACCTTTACCGATAACCATACCTGGTTTCGCGGTGTGGATTGTTACGTTCACACGGTTTGCCGCTCTCTCGATTTCGATGCGAGATACAGCGGAGTCTTTCAGTTTATTTTTAAGGAATTCACGAATCTTCACGTCTTCCAACAAGAGATCACCGAAGTCCTTGCCTGCATACCATTTCGATTCCCAGTCACGAATAATACCGACACGAAGTCCGACTGGATTTACCTTTTGGCCCACACGTTTTCCCTCCTTCTATTTTTCAGATACCACCAAAGTGATGTGGCTAGTACGTTTGTTAATACGACTTGCACGTCCCATTGCACGAGGGCGGAAACGTTTCATTGTCGGTCCTTGGTTTACGAACACTTGAGAAACAACCAAGTTATTAACATCCATAGAGTAGTTGTGTTCCGCATTCGCAATCGCCGAGTTGAGCAATTTCTCAACAACCGGAGAAGCGGATTTCGGAGTATGGCGAAGAATGGCAACCGCCTCACCAACTTGCTTGCCGCGAATCAAGTCAACAACGAGTTGAACTTTACGAGGAGCAATGCGGATAAACTTAGCATGTGCTTTTGCTTCCATTGTGTAACCTCCTCTCAAACGTTAGAGATAATCAATTTATCTTCTTGTTTTCTTATCGTCATCTGTATGGCCTTTGTACGTACGGGTTGGAGCGAACTCACCCAGTTTGTGTCCGACCATATCCTCAGTAACATAAACCGGCACGTGTTTACGACCATCGTAAACGCCAAATGTATGTCCGATGAATTGCGGGAAAATTGTAGAACGACGGGACCACGTTTTGATGACAAGTTTCTTGCCGGAAGCGTCCATGTCTTCTACTTTTTTGAGCAGGTAGCCATCAATAAAAGGCCCTTTTTTCAAACTGCGACTCATGGTAAAATCCTCCCTTCAACCGTTGCTATTATGCATCCGTAGATGCCTCACGAAGTTATGCACAGTGTGTATTACTTCGTGCGGCGACGGATGATGTATTTATCAGAAGCTTTGTTTTTCTTACGCGTTTTGTAACCAAGAGTTGGTTTACCCCATGGAGACATAGGCGATTTACGTCCGATTGGAGCGCGGCCTTCACCACCACCGTGAGGGTGATCGTTAGGGTTCATTACTACCCCGCGAACTTCAGGACGTTGACCCAACCAACGGCTACGACCGGCTTTACCGATTTTCACGAGCTCGTGGTCTTCGTTACCTACGGAACCGATTGTTGCACGGCAAACTTTCAGAATACGGCGAACTTCTCCGGAAGAGAGACGAACGGAAACGTATTTTTCTTCTTTACCGAGCAATTGAGCTTCTGTACCAGCAGCACGAACCAACTGTCCGCCTTTACCTGGTTTCAACTCGATGTTGTGAATAACGGTACCTACTGGAATGTTTTCCAATGGGAGCGCGTTACCGATTTTGATGTCGGCTTCCGGTCCAGAGAACACTTGATCGCCAACTTTCAGACCTTTAGGCGCGATGATGTAACGTTTCTCACCATCAGCATAGTGGATCAGGGCGATGTTCGAAGTACGGTTTGGATCGTACTCGATTGTAGCAACGCGGCCCGGTATTCCATCTTTGGTCCGTTTGAAGTCAATGATACGGTATTTACGTTTGTGTCCACCACCGTGGTGACGAACCGTAATTTTACCTTGGTTGTTGCGGCCTGCCTTTTTACTCAAAGGAGCGAGCAACGATTTCTCCGGCTGATTTGTGGTGATTTCCTCAAATGTCGATACGGACATATTCCGTCTTGCCGGGGATGTCGGTTTATACTTTTTGATTGGCACGAGTTTTCCCTCCTTACTTTAGCAAGATCAATTAAACAGTTTCAAAGAACTCAAGCGATTTGCTGTCCGAAGTCAGCGTAACGAACGCTTTTTTCCACTCGGAAGTGTAACCACTGTAACGGCCATAGCGTTTTGGTTTCGCCGGAACACGAAGAGTGTTCACGTTTTTCACTTTCACGCCAAAGATCGCTTCTACAGCTTTTTTTACCTCGGTTTTGTTTGCACGGATATCGACTTCAAATACATATTTCAAGTCGTTCATCATGTCAGCAGTACGTTCCGTAATAATCGGACGTTTGATAATATCACGAGGATCCTTCATTACGCGAGCACCTCCTCTACCTTCTGAACTGCTTCCTTCGTAATGATCAGTTTGTCGTGCGCGAGCACGTCAAGAACATTAATGCCGTCAGCTGCAACGAATTTCACGCCTGGAATATTCCGTGCGGAAAGTGCAACATTATCATCGAAGCTAGGAGCTACGATCAAAGCTTTGCGGTCAACATTCAGTTTGCTCAGAATGTTAACAAATTCTTTGGTTTTTGGCGTGCTCAGTGCAAGAGCGTCCAATACGATAATGTCTTTGTCGACAACTTTGGAAGAAAGAGCCGATTTGATCGCCAAACGACGAACTTTTTTAGGCAGTTTGAACGCATAGCTCCGAGGAGTCGGACCAAATACGATACCGCCGCCTTTCCATTGTGGAGAACGAATCGAACCTTGACGAGCGCGACCTGTACCTTTTTGTTTCCAAGGCTTACGTCCACCGCCACGGACTTCGGAACGTCCTTTTACTTTGTGAGTACCCGCACGCAGGGAAGCGCGTTGCAGCAATACTGCATCGTGAAGAACATGCACGTTCGGCTCGATACCGAATACTGCATCATTCAATTCTACTTCGCCAACTTGGCTACCTTCAACATTGTAAACTGCTACTTTTGGCATTTCGTGTTCCTCCTTTCTTTAGTGGTTATTTTTTCACCGTTTCTTTAACATTCACGAAGCTGTTTTTAGGTCCTGGGATGGAGCCTTTAACGAGCAGAACGTTACGCTCAGCGTCGACTTTAACAACTTCAAGACGTTGGATCGTTACTGTTTCATGACCCATGTGTCCTGGCAAGTGTTTGCCTTTAGGAACGCGGTTCGCTTGGATGGAACCCATGGAACCCGGACCACGGTGGTAACGCGAACCGTGAGACATAGGACCAGTGCTTTGTCCCCAACGTTTGATTACGCCGGCAAAACCTTTACCTTTGGAAATACCCGTTACGTCAACAAACTCGCCTTCTGCGAAAATATCAGCTTTCAACTCTTGGCCAACTTCATAATCCGCAAGGTTGATTCCGCGAAGTTCACGAACGTAGCGCTTAGGGGCAGTGTTCGCTTTTTTGGCGTGCCCTGCTTCTGGCTTGTTAGCATTTTTCTCTTTCTTATCAGCATAGCCGATTTGAATTGCTTCGTAGCCATCATTCTCAAGATCTTTCTTTTGCAAAACAACACAAGGTCCTGCTTCGATAACTGTTACAGGAATAACATTACCTTCAGCCGTAAACACTTGAGTCATTCCAAGTTTTTTTCCTAAGATACCTTTCATGTTGACACCTCTTTTCCTTTGTACATGAGATTTATTTCATCTATTACAGTTTGATTTCGATATCTACACCGGACGGCAGATCCAAGCGCATCAAGGCATCCACAGTTTGTGGAGTCGGGTTAACGATGTCGATCAAACGTTTATGTGTACGCTGCTCGAACTGTTCCCGAGAATCCTTGTACTTGTGCACCGCACGAAGAATAGTAATGATTTGTTTTTCAGTCGGAAGCGGAATCGGACCGGATACACCAGCACCGGAACGTTTTGCTGTTTCAACAATTTTCTCCGCGGATTGATCAAGAATTCTGTGGTCGTAAGCTTTCAAACGAATACGAATTTTTTGCTTTGCCATTTTAGTCCCTCCTTCTATCGCCCAATTTGGTATCGGACATACTCCGTGAAAATTTTCCGACCACCCTCCCATGGCAAAGGGGCCGGGTGTGTCAGTAACCTCTCACATCATCGCAACGTCTCAGAACAACATTCATTATTATACAGAAAAGATAGGCGTATTGCAAGCATATTTAAGAAATACATTTAAAAGAATAATTCTTTGCAGAAACAACTCATTCAAATGTTCATTTGCTATGCCTGTTGCCTTTACCGTTTCTTCTCGTCAATGTTTGCTGTTATTCCCTGACGCCCGTTCCGATTCATAAAACAAAAGAGTTCTTTACCCGATATCGGATAAAGAACTCTTTTCCGAAGCTTCGTTCCAGTACAGCGTTACTCGTTCCAGTACAATGTTACATATAATCATTCAGCAAGAAGCCGAATTATTTTTGGATTGTTGCTACCGCACCGGCACCAACTGTACGGCCACCTTCGCGGATCGCGAAGCGAGTACCTTCTTCGATCGCGATTGGAGCGATCAGTTGTACAGTTACTGTGATGTTGTCGCCTGGCATTACCATTTCAGTACCTTCTGGCAGGTTGATGATACCTGTTACGTCAGTTGTACGGAAATAGAATTGTGGACGGTATCCTGTGAAGAAAGGTTTGTGACGTCCACCCTCTTCTTTAGTCAGGACGTAAACTTGAGCTGTGAACTCAGTGTGTGGCTTAACGGAAGCCGGTTTGGACAATACTTGTCCGCGCTCGATTTGAGTACGGTCAACACCACGCAGCAATGCGCCGATGTTGTCACCCGCTTGAGCGGAATCCAGCAATTTACGGAACATTTCAACGCCCGTAACGACGGATTTTTTAGTTTCTTCGTGGATACCAACGATTTCAACCTCGTCGCCGACTTTAACTGTACCACGCTCTACGCGGCCAGTAGCAACTGTACCACGACCAGTGATGGAGAATACGTCCTCGACTGGCATCAAGAATGGTTTTTCAGTGTCGCGCTCTGGAGTTGGGATGTAAGTATCGATTTCTTTGAACATCTCAACGATTTTTTCAGCCCAAGGACCTTCTGGGTTTTGCAGAGCTTCACGAGCGGAACCGCGAGTGATTGGAGTGTCATCGCCTGGGAACTCATATTCGTTCAACAGGTCGCGAACTTCCATTTCAACCAGTTCAAGCAACTCTTCGTCTTCAACCATGTCGCATTTGTTCAAGAATACGACGATGTAAGGAACGCCTACTTGGCGGGACAACAGGATGTGTTCGCGAGTTTGTGGCATTGGGCCGTCAGCTGCGGATACAACCAGGATCGCTCCGTCCATTTGAGCCGCGCCAGTGATCATGTTTTTAACATAGTCGGCGTGACCTGGGCAGTCAACGTGAGCGTAGTGACGAGCGTCAGTTTCGTACTCAACGTGTGCTGTGGAGATTGTGATACCGCGTTCGCGCTCTTCTGGAGCTTTGTCGATTTGATCAAAAGCGATCGCTGCGCCACCGTAAGTTTTGGACAATACAGTAGTGATTGCAGCAGTCAGAGTTGTTTTACCATGGTCAACGTGACCGATAGTACCAATGTTAACGTGTGGTTTATTACGTTCGAATTTAGCCTTTGCCATTTGAACGTGGCCTCCTTATAATAATTTGATTTATGTTTGCATCAGGTGGTATGGACTCACACGCTCATAGAGCCGTGAGTACACGTTCACCTGATGTGGAGAAACTATTCGCCGCCTTTGTTCTTGGATACGATTTCTTCAGCGATCGATTTAGGAACTTCTTCGTAGTGAGAAAGCTCCATCGAGAACACGCCGCGTCCTTGCGTACCGGAACGAAGAGTTGTAGAGTATCCGAACATTTCGGACAAAGGTACTTTAGCACGGATGATTTGGGCTCCACCACGGGAATCCATACCTTCAATGCGGCCACGACGGGAATTCAACATACCCATAACGTCACCCATGTACTCTTCCGGAACGGTTACTTCAACTTTCATGATTGGCTCAAGCAGTGCTGGTTGTGCTTTATCTTTTGCCGCTTTCAGTGCCATCGAACCGGCGATTTTAAACGCCATCTCGTTGGAATCGACATCATGATAAGAACCATCCACGATGGTAGCTTTAACGTCTACTACCGGGAAGCCTGCAATGACACCATTTTTCATTTGCTCTTCGATCCCTGCCAAAGCTGGTGCGATATACTCTCTAGGAACAGAACCACCGACGATTTTGCTGTCGAATTGGTTACCTGTACCTGGCTCGAGAGGTTCGAACTCAACCCATACGTGACCGTATTGACCACGACCACCGGACTGACGAACGAATTTACCTTCGACCCGAGCTGGCGCACGGAATGTTTCGCGGTAAGCTACTTGCGGTTTACCCACAGTCGTTTCAACCTTGAACTCACGACGCATACGGTCGATGATGATATCAAGGTGAAGCTCACCCATACCAGCCAAGATGGTTTGGCCTGTTTCTTCATCAGTATGTGCGCGAAGAGTTGGATCCTCTTCAGTCAACTTACCGAGAGCAACACCCATTTTATCTTGGTCAGCTTTAGTTTTAGGTTCTACGGCGATTTCGATTACCGGATCAGGGAAGTTCATGGACTCCAGGATAACCGGATGTTTCTCATCACACAGTGTATCACCTGTACCAGTATCTTTCAAACCTACGGCAGCTGCGATATCACCGGAGTAAACTTCAGTGATCTCTTGACGGCTGTTCGCATGCATTTGAAGGATACGGCCGATACGTTCGCGTTTACCTTTAGTAGCGTTCAATACGTAAGAACCGGATTGAAGTACGCCGGAGTAAACACGGAAGAACGTCAACTTACCAACGTAAGGGTCTGTCATGATTTTGAAAGCCAATGCGGAGAATGGCTCTTCATCAGAAGATTTACGAACCGCTTCAGTTCCGTCTTCCAGAACACCTTTGATGTCCGGTACGTCAACTGGAGCTGGCAAGAAGTCGATTACGGCATCCAGCATCAGCTGAACACCTTTGTTGCGGTACGAGGAACCACAGATAACCGGGAAGATTTTAACTTCGACTACACCTTTACGGAGAGCGGCTTTGATCTCATCAACTGTGATCTCTTCGCCT contains the following coding sequences:
- the rplF gene encoding 50S ribosomal protein L6; translated protein: MSRIGRKPITVPSGVDITLENSVITVKGPKGTLTRELHKDMKVTVENNEITVVRPSDNKTHRSLHGTTRSVVNNMVSGVTEGFAKSLELVGVGYRASKSGDKIVLNVGYSHPVEITPEAGIEFEVPSNTKIIVRGIDKERVGAYAAKIRSVREPEPYKGKGIKYEGERIIRKEGKAGKKK
- the rpsH gene encoding 30S ribosomal protein S8; the encoded protein is MTMSDPIADMLTRIRNANTVRHETVEMPASTMKKQIADILKREGFIRDAEYIDDNKQGIIRVFLKYGQNNERVISGLKRISKPGLRVYTKSNEVPRVLGGLGIAIISTSKGVMTDKEARQAKAGGEVVCYVW
- a CDS encoding type Z 30S ribosomal protein S14 — translated: MAKTSMKVKQQRTPKFKVRAYTRCERCGRPHSVLQKFKICRICFRELAYKGQIPGVKKASW
- the rplE gene encoding 50S ribosomal protein L5, with the protein product MASRMKERYLNEITPALVQKFNYTTVMQVPKIEKVVINMGVGDAVQNSKVLDSAVNDLQLIAGQKPVITRAKKSIAGFKLRENMPIGVKVTLRGERMYYFLDKLFNVTLPRVRDFRGVSSKAFDGRGNYTLGLKEQLIFPEIEYDKVDKVRGMDIVIVTTAKTDEESRELLTQLGMPFVK
- the rplX gene encoding 50S ribosomal protein L24; this translates as MPRVKKVLESHNNKLHVKKEDTVMVISGKDKGKKGRVIAAYPRENRVLVEGVNMVKKHQKPNQQNPQGGIIEKEAPIHVSNVMHIDPKSGKVTRIGYKVLDNGKKVRVAKRSGEIID
- the rplN gene encoding 50S ribosomal protein L14, whose product is MIQPFTRLAVADNSGAKELMCIRVLGGTGRRTAQIGDLIVCSVKQATPGGVVKKGDVVRAVVVRTKRSVRRKDGSYIGFDENAAVVVKEDRSPRGTRIFGPVARELREKDFMKIVSLAPEVI
- the rpsQ gene encoding 30S ribosomal protein S17, whose protein sequence is MSEERNARKVQIGKVVSDKMDKTIVVAVETYKKHDLYHKRIKYTKKFKAHDEENTAKIGDTVKIMETRPLSKDKRWRLVDVVEKAVII
- the rpmC gene encoding 50S ribosomal protein L29, with the translated sequence MKATEFRNLTSAEIEQKIAGFKEELFNLRFQLATGQLDNPTRIRDVRKEIARAKTIIRERELGIG
- the rplP gene encoding 50S ribosomal protein L16; amino-acid sequence: MLVPKRVKHRKQQRGHMKGQAKGGTTLNFGEYGLQATEPAWITNRQIEAARIAMTRYIKRGGKVWIKIFPDKPITQKPLEVRMGSGKGNVEKWVAIVKPGKIMFELAGVPEEVAREAMRLAAHKLPIKTKFVKREEVGGEANESN
- the rpsC gene encoding 30S ribosomal protein S3; translated protein: MGQKVNPVGLRVGIIRDWESKWYAGKDFGDLLLEDVKIREFLKNKLKDSAVSRIEIERAANRVNVTIHTAKPGMVIGKGGSEVENLRGQITKIAGGKKVHINISEIKNQDLDAVLVAESIAQQLERRVSFRRALKQAIQRTMRSGAKGIKTQVGGRLGGAEIARSEGYSEGTVPLHTLRADIDYGTAEAHTTYGRLGVKVWIYRGEVLPTAKKQAAKEGGN
- the rplV gene encoding 50S ribosomal protein L22, yielding MEAKAHAKFIRIAPRKVQLVVDLIRGKQVGEAVAILRHTPKSASPVVEKLLNSAIANAEHNYSMDVNNLVVSQVFVNQGPTMKRFRPRAMGRASRINKRTSHITLVVSEK
- the rpsS gene encoding 30S ribosomal protein S19; amino-acid sequence: MSRSLKKGPFIDGYLLKKVEDMDASGKKLVIKTWSRRSTIFPQFIGHTFGVYDGRKHVPVYVTEDMVGHKLGEFAPTRTYKGHTDDDKKTRR
- the rplB gene encoding 50S ribosomal protein L2, with amino-acid sequence MPIKKYKPTSPARRNMSVSTFEEITTNQPEKSLLAPLSKKAGRNNQGKITVRHHGGGHKRKYRIIDFKRTKDGIPGRVATIEYDPNRTSNIALIHYADGEKRYIIAPKGLKVGDQVFSGPEADIKIGNALPLENIPVGTVIHNIELKPGKGGQLVRAAGTEAQLLGKEEKYVSVRLSSGEVRRILKVCRATIGSVGNEDHELVKIGKAGRSRWLGQRPEVRGVVMNPNDHPHGGGEGRAPIGRKSPMSPWGKPTLGYKTRKKNKASDKYIIRRRTK
- the rplW gene encoding 50S ribosomal protein L23; translation: MKDPRDIIKRPIITERTADMMNDLKYVFEVDIRANKTEVKKAVEAIFGVKVKNVNTLRVPAKPKRYGRYSGYTSEWKKAFVTLTSDSKSLEFFETV
- the rplD gene encoding 50S ribosomal protein L4, with the protein product MPKVAVYNVEGSQVGEVELNDAVFGIEPNVHVLHDAVLLQRASLRAGTHKVKGRSEVRGGGRKPWKQKGTGRARQGSIRSPQWKGGGIVFGPTPRSYAFKLPKKVRRLAIKSALSSKVVDKDIIVLDALALSTPKTKEFVNILSKLNVDRKALIVAPSFDDNVALSARNIPGVKFVAADGINVLDVLAHDKLIITKEAVQKVEEVLA
- the rplC gene encoding 50S ribosomal protein L3, producing the protein MKGILGKKLGMTQVFTAEGNVIPVTVIEAGPCVVLQKKDLENDGYEAIQIGYADKKEKNANKPEAGHAKKANTAPKRYVRELRGINLADYEVGQELKADIFAEGEFVDVTGISKGKGFAGVIKRWGQSTGPMSHGSRYHRGPGSMGSIQANRVPKGKHLPGHMGHETVTIQRLEVVKVDAERNVLLVKGSIPGPKNSFVNVKETVKK
- the rpsJ gene encoding 30S ribosomal protein S10, with protein sequence MAKQKIRIRLKAYDHRILDQSAEKIVETAKRSGAGVSGPIPLPTEKQIITILRAVHKYKDSREQFEQRTHKRLIDIVNPTPQTVDALMRLDLPSGVDIEIKL
- the tuf gene encoding elongation factor Tu — its product is MAKAKFERNKPHVNIGTIGHVDHGKTTLTAAITTVLSKTYGGAAIAFDQIDKAPEERERGITISTAHVEYETDARHYAHVDCPGHADYVKNMITGAAQMDGAILVVSAADGPMPQTREHILLSRQVGVPYIVVFLNKCDMVEDEELLELVEMEVRDLLNEYEFPGDDTPITRGSAREALQNPEGPWAEKIVEMFKEIDTYIPTPERDTEKPFLMPVEDVFSITGRGTVATGRVERGTVKVGDEVEIVGIHEETKKSVVTGVEMFRKLLDSAQAGDNIGALLRGVDRTQIERGQVLSKPASVKPHTEFTAQVYVLTKEEGGRHKPFFTGYRPQFYFRTTDVTGIINLPEGTEMVMPGDNITVTVQLIAPIAIEEGTRFAIREGGRTVGAGAVATIQK
- the fusA gene encoding elongation factor G; its protein translation is MAREFSLKNTRNIGIMAHIDAGKTTTTERILFYTGRTHKIGEVHEGAATMDWMEQEQERGITITSAATTASWKNHRVNIIDTPGHVDFTVEVERSLRVLDGAVGVFSAKEGVEPQSETVWRQADRYGVPRIAYVNKMDIIGADFLNVVADMRDRLQANAVAIQLPIGAENDFKGIIDIIEQKAHMYQDDLGQNIDVVDVPAEFADQVEELRNELIERVAELDEDLTMKYLEGEEITVDEIKAALRKGVVEVKIFPVICGSSYRNKGVQLMLDAVIDFLPAPVDVPDIKGVLEDGTEAVRKSSDEEPFSALAFKIMTDPYVGKLTFFRVYSGVLQSGSYVLNATKGKRERIGRILQMHANSRQEITEVYSGDIAAAVGLKDTGTGDTLCDEKHPVILESMNFPDPVIEIAVEPKTKADQDKMGVALGKLTEEDPTLRAHTDEETGQTILAGMGELHLDIIIDRMRREFKVETTVGKPQVAYRETFRAPARVEGKFVRQSGGRGQYGHVWVEFEPLEPGTGNQFDSKIVGGSVPREYIAPALAGIEEQMKNGVIAGFPVVDVKATIVDGSYHDVDSNEMAFKIAGSMALKAAKDKAQPALLEPIMKVEVTVPEEYMGDVMGMLNSRRGRIEGMDSRGGAQIIRAKVPLSEMFGYSTTLRSGTQGRGVFSMELSHYEEVPKSIAEEIVSKNKGGE